The Myxococcales bacterium genome includes a region encoding these proteins:
- a CDS encoding DUF2085 domain-containing protein, which produces MNSLFKYWPCHRLESRCLAIGRWRSPICSRCYGLFWGLVIGPLFWLAEILTTRTIAILFMLPILADALTQEAGWRHSNNALRFLTGVLGGIGVIIYLLSWAQNDFRNMPFLESVCRSPENSSQEPLTLYVYHDIQKRKGQAFLDHSALVPTAEEFAYAGPYDLSRFSQRRNHESTYGNCSRPTHGWSDFCPTFSLQL; this is translated from the coding sequence ATGAATAGCCTTTTCAAATACTGGCCTTGCCATCGGCTGGAATCACGTTGCTTAGCCATTGGGCGATGGCGTTCGCCGATATGCAGTCGCTGCTACGGACTTTTCTGGGGGCTAGTTATTGGTCCTTTATTTTGGTTGGCTGAAATTTTGACGACTCGGACAATAGCCATCTTATTCATGCTGCCAATACTTGCCGATGCACTCACCCAAGAAGCGGGCTGGAGACATAGTAATAATGCTCTTCGCTTTCTCACCGGTGTCTTAGGCGGCATCGGTGTCATTATTTACCTGCTGTCTTGGGCCCAGAATGATTTTCGCAATATGCCTTTCCTCGAGTCCGTTTGCAGATCGCCCGAAAATAGTTCTCAAGAACCACTAACACTCTACGTTTATCACGATATCCAGAAAAGAAAGGGGCAGGCTTTCTTAGATCATAGCGCTCTCGTACCAACGGCAGAGGAATTCGCCTATGCCGGACCATACGACTTATCTCGCTTTTCACAAAGGAGGAATCATGAATCGACGTACGGAAACTGTTCTCGTCCTACTCATGGCTGGTCTGATTTTTGCCCTACTTTTAGCTTGCAGCTCTGA
- a CDS encoding SHOCT domain-containing protein, translating into MDISERLEKLAELKEKGILSEDEFQAQKKLILDGWASQTENAVASPTVALPVIEAVKTTNTPCLWVSLDYWNLYASPKGITAVRVHRGWWGLIGFIVGLFLYIVTFFVLAALGILLDKSRGEARCHLWASKFDELKNRRPAFHTLEAEWSKITGPEPSNLCLGNIWLKYRVLIAGKNYYFESSKLPHIEQLIRQFKEPVGA; encoded by the coding sequence ATGGATATTTCAGAGCGCCTTGAGAAACTCGCCGAATTAAAAGAAAAGGGAATTCTATCTGAGGATGAATTTCAAGCCCAAAAGAAACTGATTTTAGACGGATGGGCAAGCCAAACAGAAAATGCTGTCGCTTCGCCTACTGTCGCCTTACCCGTAATTGAAGCCGTAAAAACCACGAATACGCCTTGTCTTTGGGTCTCGCTCGATTACTGGAACCTTTACGCATCGCCAAAAGGGATAACTGCAGTGCGAGTCCATAGGGGCTGGTGGGGGCTAATTGGGTTCATCGTTGGACTATTCCTCTACATCGTGACATTTTTCGTCCTTGCCGCTCTCGGGATTCTTCTGGACAAAAGCCGCGGTGAGGCAAGGTGCCATTTATGGGCGAGTAAATTCGATGAACTAAAAAACCGCAGACCAGCCTTTCACACGCTGGAAGCGGAATGGAGCAAAATCACTGGTCCAGAGCCATCAAATCTTTGCCTCGGCAATATCTGGTTAAAATATCGGGTCTTGATTGCTGGTAAAAATTACTATTTTGAATCTTCAAAACTCCCCCACATTGAACAACTAATTCGCCAGTTCAAAGAACCTGTTGGTGCTTGA
- a CDS encoding SHOCT domain-containing protein — protein sequence MGRAILITILLLVAMVFVSSVAAGVAGENSSLLVSSLFILCTAIWAATDASKIEINKYKTGLSGPVAIFFGAVILWIIVFPWYLAVRKRVLAGEVPLKATGAVPQAAVASSIPFAPSQAVSPPSSSGLSSDALAQLEKLAQLKEKGVLTEEEFSEQKKKLLSM from the coding sequence ATGGGCCGTGCAATTCTGATCACGATCCTGTTGTTGGTTGCGATGGTCTTTGTGTCCAGCGTCGCTGCTGGAGTAGCGGGGGAAAATTCAAGCCTCCTTGTCTCCTCGCTTTTCATCCTTTGCACTGCGATTTGGGCGGCGACAGATGCTTCCAAGATCGAAATTAATAAATACAAGACAGGTCTTTCTGGACCCGTGGCCATCTTTTTCGGAGCGGTCATTCTTTGGATCATTGTCTTCCCGTGGTACTTGGCTGTTCGAAAACGTGTGTTGGCAGGTGAAGTCCCGCTCAAAGCAACGGGCGCTGTGCCGCAAGCGGCAGTCGCATCATCCATTCCCTTTGCTCCTTCACAGGCCGTTTCTCCACCAAGCTCATCAGGGCTGTCATCCGATGCTCTTGCTCAACTGGAAAAGCTGGCTCAGCTAAAAGAAAAAGGTGTGCTTACTGAGGAAGAGTTCAGTGAGCAAAAGAAAAAGCTCCTCTCGATGTGA
- a CDS encoding YifB family Mg chelatase-like AAA ATPase — protein sequence MLGQVISAATIGVDAYTIQVEVHAGRGLPALRIVGLPDGVVRESEERVRSALSSSGFSCLHHRTIVNLAPADRRKEGAALDVPIAIAIMQAYGLVPLLRTRTHAMLGELGLDGSIKAVSGVLVVASHLAEQGYEGLLVPQGNVPEAAAVEGIEVRGFAHLAELVGWLRNEREIGAAPLTPVRGHTPSAADVDLSDVCGQPHAKRALEVVAAGGHNLLLIGPPGSGKTMLARRLPTLLPPLALSQIMETNKIYSIAGKLNGTGLVAERPFCNPHHGASDAGLIGGGAVPRPGQVSLAHHGVLFMDELPEFHRNVLEMLRQPLEDGEVTISRAALTIRYPARFILVAAMNPCRTPQQHQERTQKASERNAAFCKGYPRFLPRCPCTRLQRESEIGHV from the coding sequence ATGCTGGGTCAGGTGATTTCGGCGGCGACGATCGGCGTGGATGCCTACACGATCCAGGTCGAGGTCCACGCCGGGCGCGGATTGCCGGCGCTGCGCATCGTGGGCCTGCCCGACGGCGTGGTCCGCGAAAGCGAGGAGCGCGTCCGCTCAGCACTGTCCAGCAGCGGGTTTTCGTGCCTCCATCACCGCACCATCGTCAACCTCGCGCCCGCCGACCGGCGCAAAGAGGGCGCGGCGCTCGACGTACCCATCGCCATCGCGATCATGCAGGCCTACGGCCTGGTGCCGCTGCTGCGCACGCGCACCCATGCCATGCTGGGCGAATTGGGGCTCGACGGCTCGATCAAGGCCGTATCCGGGGTGCTGGTCGTCGCTTCGCATCTGGCGGAACAGGGTTACGAGGGCCTGTTGGTGCCGCAGGGCAACGTGCCGGAAGCGGCGGCGGTCGAGGGCATCGAGGTGCGGGGATTTGCGCATCTGGCCGAGTTGGTCGGCTGGCTGCGCAACGAGCGGGAGATCGGGGCCGCGCCGTTGACGCCGGTTCGGGGCCACACGCCGTCGGCCGCCGACGTGGATTTGAGCGACGTCTGCGGCCAGCCGCACGCCAAGCGCGCGCTCGAGGTCGTGGCGGCGGGCGGCCACAATCTGCTGCTCATCGGGCCGCCCGGTTCGGGCAAGACCATGCTGGCGCGGCGCCTGCCGACCCTGCTGCCGCCGCTGGCCCTGTCGCAGATCATGGAAACCAATAAAATCTACAGCATCGCCGGCAAGCTCAACGGCACCGGACTGGTGGCGGAACGACCGTTCTGCAATCCGCACCACGGGGCGAGCGACGCCGGCTTGATCGGCGGCGGCGCGGTGCCGCGGCCGGGGCAGGTCAGTCTGGCGCATCACGGCGTGCTGTTCATGGACGAGTTGCCCGAATTTCATCGCAACGTCCTGGAAATGCTGCGCCAACCCCTGGAGGACGGCGAGGTTACCATCAGCCGCGCCGCGCTGACGATCCGCTATCCCGCGCGCTTCATCCTCGTCGCCGCGATGAATCCGTGCCGCACACCCCAACAGCACCAGGAACGCACGCAAAAAGCATCCGAACGCAACGCCGCGTTTTGTAAAGGATACCCCCGCTTCCTTCCGCGTTGTCCGTGTACGCGCCTCCAACGAGAAAGCGAAATCGGCCATGTGTGA
- a CDS encoding metallophosphoesterase family protein, which produces MKFKLLLLFLFLFGFVLGLSALLTGCSGDDDDDNDDAAPADDDTGDDDDDDDNDDNDDNDDNDDDDDNDDNNDDDDDDTTPMDCPAVITRQPYLQLVSQTGISVLWRTDTASDSLVEYGLTADLGQWVHDDTLTIHHELAITGLEPGTTYYYKVRSCLNESTVATFRTAPEPGEPFNFIAFSDSQEHYDIFSQITALMLEEDPWLAISSGDTVDSGWNGPDFDEQLFGPGEAVWRQAPLYVAIGNHEGCSPFFYQSFHFPNNDKEYYSFTYGNVFFIALALDTANICIPGTPQYRFFTEALESEEFQNAEFRVVFFHTPPWTEGWDGYEGEPLVRTFVVPLMEEYGVDVYFNGHTHDFERGLLNGVTSYIIGGAAGSLDYWVRDVEHITVYNAVHHFMSVQVDDKVMTLNAIDIDGNTFDTWVIAH; this is translated from the coding sequence ATGAAGTTCAAGTTGTTGCTTTTGTTCCTTTTTCTTTTCGGTTTCGTTCTCGGTCTGTCCGCTCTGTTGACCGGTTGCTCCGGCGACGATGACGACGACAACGACGATGCCGCTCCCGCCGATGACGACACCGGCGACGATGACGACGATGACGACAACGACGACAACGACGATAACGACGACAATGATGACGACGATGACAATGACGACAACAATGACGATGACGACGACGATACCACGCCGATGGATTGCCCCGCGGTAATCACCCGGCAGCCTTATCTGCAACTCGTTTCGCAGACGGGTATTTCGGTGCTCTGGCGGACGGACACGGCGAGCGATTCGCTGGTCGAATACGGTTTGACCGCCGATCTGGGCCAATGGGTCCACGACGATACCTTGACCATTCATCACGAACTGGCGATCACGGGCCTCGAACCCGGCACCACCTATTACTATAAAGTGCGCTCCTGCCTGAACGAATCCACCGTCGCGACCTTCCGCACCGCGCCCGAACCCGGCGAGCCGTTCAATTTCATCGCCTTCAGCGACAGCCAGGAACACTACGATATCTTCTCGCAGATTACGGCCCTGATGCTGGAAGAGGATCCCTGGTTGGCGATTTCATCCGGCGACACGGTGGACTCCGGTTGGAACGGGCCGGATTTCGACGAGCAGCTCTTCGGGCCGGGTGAGGCCGTGTGGCGCCAGGCGCCGCTGTATGTGGCGATCGGCAATCACGAGGGTTGTTCGCCGTTCTTCTATCAATCGTTCCATTTTCCGAACAACGACAAAGAGTACTACTCGTTCACCTACGGCAACGTCTTTTTCATCGCCCTGGCGCTGGATACGGCCAACATCTGCATTCCCGGCACCCCGCAGTACCGGTTCTTCACCGAGGCGCTGGAGTCCGAGGAATTCCAGAATGCCGAGTTCCGCGTGGTGTTTTTCCATACGCCGCCCTGGACCGAAGGCTGGGACGGTTATGAGGGCGAACCGCTGGTCCGCACGTTCGTGGTGCCGCTGATGGAAGAGTACGGCGTCGACGTGTACTTCAACGGCCACACGCACGATTTCGAACGCGGCCTGCTCAACGGCGTCACCAGCTACATCATCGGCGGCGCGGCGGGCAGCCTCGATTACTGGGTGCGCGACGTCGAGCACATCACGGTCTACAACGCCGTTCACCATTTCATGAGCGTTCAGGTGGATGATAAGGTCATGACGCTCAACGCCATCGACATCGACGGCAACACCTTCGATACCTGGGTGATCGCCCACTAA
- a CDS encoding DUF1648 domain-containing protein, producing the protein MITERKEIGPGTGGENKRTLLLLCHGLTIIFLLAITFLAFWSWNRLPAKVPVHFGADGLPDRWAEKGGEFVSLFAVPWLLTGMMYGFSRLTPWFRRHPQWLNIPNKKKFLALPPERQAPFFAMLDLFYAGMAASLNLLFLLMNIASVQIALGTWDRLPWWSIWLPLAVIFSVAIANTVWMAVVVKNLTRDGKP; encoded by the coding sequence ATGATCACCGAGCGAAAAGAAATCGGACCCGGGACCGGCGGCGAGAACAAGCGAACCTTGTTACTACTTTGTCATGGCCTGACGATCATTTTTCTGCTGGCGATCACTTTTCTGGCGTTTTGGTCGTGGAACCGGTTGCCGGCGAAAGTGCCGGTGCATTTCGGCGCCGACGGTCTGCCGGATCGCTGGGCCGAAAAAGGCGGTGAGTTCGTCTCGCTGTTTGCCGTTCCCTGGCTGTTGACGGGAATGATGTACGGTTTTTCCCGGCTGACTCCCTGGTTTCGCCGGCACCCGCAATGGCTCAATATTCCCAACAAGAAAAAGTTTTTAGCCCTACCGCCGGAGCGGCAAGCGCCGTTTTTCGCAATGCTCGACTTGTTCTACGCCGGCATGGCCGCGTCGTTGAATCTGCTGTTTCTGCTGATGAATATCGCCTCGGTCCAGATCGCGCTCGGCACCTGGGATCGTTTGCCCTGGTGGTCGATCTGGCTTCCGCTGGCGGTGATTTTTTCCGTCGCGATCGCCAACACCGTGTGGATGGCGGTCGTCGTGAAAAATCTGACGCGGGACGGGAAACCATAA